The Microcoleus sp. FACHB-68 genome includes a region encoding these proteins:
- a CDS encoding nicotinate phosphoribosyltransferase: MSIATDWNSSHAENLQQQVKRDNPELTIYPEDYSLLTDLYQLTMAACYTGEGLDQRQASFELFARKLPAGYGYLIAMGLAQALDYLEQFHFTPEQIAALQATGIFTDAPDRFWSLLEEGRFTGDVWAVQEGTAIFPYEPLLRVEAPLWQAQLVETYLLNTLNYQTLIATRAARLRDVAGPQATLMEFGTRRAFGPQASLWAARAALAAGLDATSNVLAALKLGRKPTGTMAHALVMALSATSGSEGQAFTAFHHYFPGAPLLIDTYDTIAAAQELAHRLQTGEMELRGVRLDSGDLVKLSQEVRAILPGVPIFASGDLDEWEIGRLQAAGATIDGYGLGTRLVTGTPVNGVYKLVEIDGVPVMKKSPDKGTYPGRKQIFRRLEGGQVQEDILGLVTEGETGKELQSKIELLQLVMKQGKRLLPAEPLEAIAQRTAASVASLPSEARRLHDAVGVPVELSAELQMLTQQTRNS, from the coding sequence ATGAGTATTGCTACTGACTGGAACAGTTCGCACGCGGAGAATCTTCAGCAACAGGTGAAGAGAGACAACCCAGAACTGACAATCTATCCTGAAGATTACAGCCTTCTTACTGATCTATACCAGCTGACGATGGCGGCTTGCTACACCGGCGAAGGTTTAGATCAGCGGCAAGCCAGTTTTGAACTGTTTGCCCGCAAGTTGCCGGCAGGCTATGGCTATTTAATTGCGATGGGACTAGCGCAGGCGTTGGACTACCTGGAGCAATTTCACTTTACGCCAGAGCAAATTGCCGCGTTGCAGGCAACGGGAATTTTTACAGATGCCCCAGATAGATTTTGGTCTTTGCTGGAGGAGGGACGTTTCACCGGCGATGTTTGGGCGGTGCAGGAGGGAACGGCGATTTTTCCCTATGAACCGCTTTTACGTGTGGAAGCACCCCTGTGGCAGGCGCAACTGGTGGAAACTTATCTGCTGAACACCTTAAATTACCAAACCTTGATCGCAACACGGGCAGCCCGTCTGCGGGATGTAGCCGGCCCTCAAGCGACGCTGATGGAATTTGGGACGCGACGAGCTTTTGGCCCCCAGGCGTCTCTGTGGGCGGCACGGGCGGCACTGGCGGCGGGTTTGGATGCCACTTCTAATGTTTTGGCGGCGTTGAAATTGGGGCGCAAACCCACCGGCACGATGGCACACGCACTGGTAATGGCGCTATCGGCAACCTCTGGCAGTGAGGGGCAGGCGTTTACAGCGTTTCACCACTATTTCCCCGGTGCGCCGCTATTGATAGATACTTACGATACGATTGCGGCGGCGCAGGAATTAGCCCACCGGCTGCAAACGGGAGAAATGGAGTTGCGCGGGGTGCGGCTGGATTCTGGGGATTTAGTTAAGTTATCTCAGGAGGTTCGGGCGATCTTGCCGGGGGTTCCTATTTTTGCTAGCGGGGATTTGGATGAGTGGGAAATTGGGCGGTTGCAAGCTGCCGGCGCGACTATTGACGGTTATGGGTTGGGAACGCGACTGGTGACGGGAACGCCGGTGAATGGGGTTTACAAATTGGTGGAAATTGATGGGGTGCCGGTGATGAAAAAATCTCCCGATAAGGGGACTTATCCGGGGCGCAAGCAGATTTTTCGCCGGCTGGAAGGGGGGCAAGTTCAAGAAGATATTTTGGGATTGGTGACGGAGGGGGAAACTGGAAAAGAATTGCAATCCAAAATTGAATTGTTGCAACTGGTTATGAAGCAGGGTAAACGCTTGCTGCCGGCAGAACCGCTGGAAGCGATCGCTCAGCGCACGGCTGCTTCGGTTGCGAGTTTGCCGTCTGAGGCACGCCGGTTACATGATGCGGTTGGGGTGCCGGTGGAACTTTCTGCCGAGTTGCAAATGCTTACGCAACAAACGAGAAATTCGTAG